CGGCGATTGCGCCGGACATGATGTGGGCTTCGGGAAGCGGTCGAGGGTCGGGCTCGTCCTGAAAAGGCCGGTAGCCATAGAGCTGGAGTCCGGTCAGGACGTGCTCGGTCGGGGATGTGGTGAGGTGCGGCTCAAGATGACCTTCGTCATTGTGAGTCATGATGCTGCTCCGTCGCTTCGTGACCACGCCTCGCGCGGCCTTCTGGCGGCGGAAAGCGGCGGACGGGACGGACCTGCACCGCAGACCGTCGTTCGCTGAATAATGTTGATTCGATATCGTGCACCGCCGGCTGCGGCCGAAGCGAAGCGGAGGATGGCGACGGCCGGCTATTTTGCTTCGCGATGTAAAGGCGGAATCCTCTCCGTTGGTCTTATGCCTCTTGTCATGGCCGCCGGCGGAAAATAGCCCGCCGAAGCCATTGCCGGTCCGACCCGCCTGACGCAGCGTCGCCTTCTTAAGAAGGCCTGCGGCGCGGTCCTCGGCGCCAGGGCGGTAGGGTCGCAGGCAATGAAGGAACCGTTAGTCGCTTACTCATCCAGCGCGACGGCGTGCCGGCTGCGTAAACCGGGCGACGTCCTCGGGCGCGATTTGAGTCCTGAGTGCTGCCCGCAGTTCGTCGACACCAAAGGCGCGGAGATCTTCGTTGAAGTCGCCGAGACGCGGCGACAGCGGGATTGCTTCGATGCCGGCTTCCTGCGCCCGCGCCGCAAGCAGATCGGTCGCTCGCTCGCCGGCGGGATCGGCATCACGCGCTATGTAAAGACGGCACAGACTTGCCGGGAAGAGGAGGGCTGCGAGATGTGCGGCCGAAAGCGCCGCAGCCATCGGTATGAAGGGCAGGGCCATGCGCAAGGACAGTATGGTCTCGATCCCTTCGCCGGCAAGGAGAACGTTGTCGGCCGCACCGAAACGGACGGCATTGCCGAGAAGGTCACCCATCGCGCGCCGCGGTGTGTCTATTGAGGCTTTGCCATCGCTCGACCGACTTCGCCCGTAAGGATCAAGATAGGTCCGCTGAACGCCTGTAATTTTGCCGGCGAGGTCGGTGACGGGGGCGATCATGGCTGGCCAGGTTTCGACGGGTTTGTGCGGATCAGGTCGATAATAGCAAGACGGATGGAAACGGAGGCAATCGGCGTCATGCAGATCGGTGATTCCGCGATGGCGGAGATAGGTCTCGGCGAGCGTCCCTGGAACTGGGCGTGAGATTGCGAAGAGGCGCCGCGCCGAGCCGGAGCCGGACGATCGAAATAAGCGGACGGAATTCGGCTTGTCCCTTGGCTCGGGATGGGGAAGCCGCAGGAACCGCCGCGCTTCCTCAGCGACGTCACGAAATTCGATAAGGCCGCAGCTCTCGCGGATGACATCGAGAAGATCGCCGTGCTCGCCCGTCGCAGCATCCGTCCATTTGCCCGTTGCGCCTTTGCCGGATTCGGCGCCTTCAAGCCGGACGAACATGGAGCGCCCCGGCACGTTGCGGACATCGCCAACTAGCCAGTAATGGCCATAGCGCCGGCCATTCGAGAGATAATGCCGGCACACGGCCTCGGCATGTTCGGCGAGACTGCGGGCCAGATCCGAGGCTGTCTCCGACATCACGCCCTCCAATGAAAAAGGGGCCCGCCGTCGCCGGCGGGCCCAAAGGCGGACCTTTGCTTCCTTTCCGCTATTCGGCGGCGCTCGCGTCGGATCGAGCGCCGGCCCATTCATCTTCAATCGAAGGCGCGGATTCGACCATGGCCGTTTCGCCGCCGATCGCCGCTAATTCTTCGCCGATCGCTTGAAGCGCTAAGTCAGCGTCCACGGAAGGATCTGTCGAACTGGCAGCAGCATGCCCCGGCGTGCGCAGGACCTCCGGGAGCCAGCCGGAGCCTGCAATGAGCTCTTCAGCTTTCTCCGCCATCTCGCTCTTCTTCAAATGGAGGATGAGCTGCGCGGCGTTCTCACCTTTCGCCTCGCGCACAGCCGCAAGGATTCGCGCCTTGGTCACGCGCCCGAGATAATTGTCGACGGTCGGCGTCCAGCCGCCAGCGACCATGTCGAGATCGAGCGCATCGGCCAGCCGATCGGCATGGGAGAGCGCCCGTGGCTTGCGGTTATAGGATTCGTAGACCGCATTGACCGAAAGGGCGACGCAATGCGCGAAGAGCCCTTGCCGGCTATCGGTGTCGAAGCCAGTGAGCGCATCCCAAAGGTCTTCTGGTTCTTTCGGCAGGGTCGCTACCCAAGCCTGGTGCCTGCGATCCAAAGCGATGATCAAAGGACTGTCGTTCAGTCCTTGCGCCTGCGAGCTGAAGGCGACGCATTTCAGATCGAGCTCAAGACAGGAATCCGCTGCATAGCGGTAGAAGGTCTTCAGGCAGAGGGCATGCAAGGCCGCGAGGAAGGCGATGTCCGGCTGCTCGCCCAGTGCGTGGCGCAGCGCAAGTGTCCGATAAGCCGTGAGTTCCGTCATCAGCCGGTCGGGCAGGGGCTTTAGCCCATCATCCTCTTCGGGTTCTTCAGCGGCTGCCGCCGGATCTTGCGAAGTTGTTGCGTCATGGTCGGCGCCAGCTGCCATGGCGTAGGGGCGGTCGGACCCGGCTTCCGGCGCCGGGTCTGGATTCGTCTCGGGTTCGACCGGCAGCTCGTCCTCGGGACGGACATAGCCGCGTTCCACGCGGAGGTGACCCGAACCATCGATGCTGATGAAAGCACCGGCGCGGGCGACTTCCGCAGGATCGAAAGTGATAGGGCGATTGTCGAACGCTTCGAGAGCCGTTTCGATCTCGCCAAGACGCTGATCGACCTCGTCCGGGACCTCGTCGGCCTCGGCATAGGTCTCTTCAAGCTGGTCGGATTCGGCCTGAAGCGCGACGCGTGCCGATTCCTCCTCCGGCGAGAGCGGGGCCACTTCACCGCGAAGCTGGCGAAGTCCAAAAGTGTGACCATAGGGAAAGTCAGGCGCGACTTCGATCCATTTCCAGCCTTCTGAGCGGATCGCGTCCGCTTCGTGTTCGAGCTTTTCCGCGACAAGGCGATGGACGAGAGCAACATCTTGCAACCAGCCGCCGTCATCACCCTGGAAAAGGTCGCGCAAGATGATCCCGCCGGCGTCTTCGTAAGGCCCAAGGCCGATGAACTGCGCCCGCTTGTCCGAAGCGCGGACCGCGCCTTCGGTCAGCATGCGGCGGATCATATAGGGCTCCCGGACATGGGATTGGGAGATCCGCTCATAGACCTGCTCCTGCCGAGCATGGTCGCCATTGACTGTGAAAGCCATGAGTTGATCGAGGGTCATGCCGTCTTCGGCATAGGCGTCGAGCAGGGTAGGAGAGACCGAAGCAAGTTTCAGCCGCTGCTTGACGACGCTCACGGAAACGAAGAAGGCCGCGGCAATTTCCTCTTCGGATTGACCCTTCTCACGAAGGGTCAGAAAAGCCCGAAACTGATCGAGCGGATGCAACGGCGCGCGCTGGACGTTCTCGGCAAGCGAGTCCTCTTCAGGGATGCCGTCTTCGCGGATGACGCAGGGGACCGGTGCGGTCTTATTGAGCCGCTTCTGCTTCACCAGCAGTTCGAGCGCGCGGTAGCGCCGTCCGCCGGCGGGGATCTCATACATGCCGGTCTCATTGCCTTCGGCATCTCGAACCGGTCGGACGGTAAGACTCTGCAACAAGGTCCGCCGCGCGATATCCTCAGCGAGTTCTTCGATCGAGACGCCGGCCTTGATGCGCCGGACATTCGATTGGGACAGGACTAGCTTGTTGAAGGGGATGTCGCGCGAGGCGCTGAGCGTGATCTTCTTGACTGCACTAGCCATCTCAAATTCTCCACGACGGGCGCCGAGAGACTTTCTCTCGGCATCCAACCCGTCACGAAGACCAGCGCCGCCCTCTTCCTCGGAGGACGGCGCCGCAAATTGGTGGGGAAGAACAGCTTCCGGCTTTTGGGGATTAGGCCGCTCGGTCGAGCAGCTTCTTTGCCCGCGCCTCGAGATCGAGCCGAGCGTCCTGGTGGGCCTTGTTCCGCGCGATGGCGGTGATGCCCTGGACGAAATCGAAGACGCTCTCGGGCTTGCGCCCTTCCTCGGCGAGAACCGTCTCTATGATCTTGGCTGTCTCCGCCTTCGAGAAGCCGCGCTTGCGCAGGAAGTCGCTGCGGTCTTCATCGGTGCGAGCGACGATTCTCTCCCGCGCTGCCTTGATGCCGTTGACGAAGGAGAGGGCCGAGGAATTGGCGAAGCGGGTCAGCGCCGGCGCAGCCTCACGCGCGAAGCGCGAAGCGGCGTATTTGGAATGCCGGATTTTGATCTCCTCGAAATCTTCGACACCCCAGAGATTGCGATTCTGGCAGACGGCGCGGAGATAGAAGCTCGCGATGCCAAGGGTTTTGGCGCCCACCTCGGAGTTCCAGCAATAGAAGCCCCGGAAATAGAGGTCAGGGGAACCATCGGGAAGGCGGCCGGCCTCGATCGGATTGAGGTCGTCGACGAGGAAAAGAAAGACGTCGCGATCGGAGGCATAGAGCGTCGTCGTGTCCTGGGTGATGTCGATGCGCGGATTATAGACGCCGGTCGACCAATCCAACACGCCCGGGACTTTCCACCGCGTGTCGCCCGTGCCATTGCCTGCAATGCGCTGCACGGCTGCGACCAGCTCATGATCGAAGATGCGGCCATAGTCGGGACCGGTCACCGCGCGTAGCTCGACACGACCGTCCTCGATCTCCAAGGTCTTCACCTGTTCGGCTCGATGTGAAGTCAGGCCGTATTGGAGATTGATGCCGGCGAGCGAGGCTGGAAGTTGTCGGAGATAGGTGGAAGGTGCGCCGACAAGGCTCGCGAGCTGTCCGAAGCTCCAATGGGTCGGCGTAACGGGCGTCTCGGCGCCCGGCAGCATGAGCGTCAGCCGCTCAGCATCCCCGCGGCTCGCCTCCACCCGGATCGCCGCGCTCTCCACCGTCCGGGTGCGGCTGCGCTCCGTTCGGCCGCGCACAGCGGCAAACAAGTCCGACAAAGACAAATAACGCTCGTCCGCCGGCCGAGAAAACCACTCGGAAGATACACGGCCAATCCTATGACCGCGATTGACGTCAACCTTGTAGCCGCCATCGCGCTCGCGCGCGGCATCCAGAACTTCCACATGCGTCATGGGTCATCTCCATGACGGGCGCCGGAGGCCTCTCCTCCAATCCTCAACCCGTCACGGAAACCAGTCCGCACTCTCACTCTAGAGGGGCTTTGAGAGGAGACTTCTTGCCTAAGGTGGCGGTAGCGTAAGAGCCGGCGCATATGATCGCATACCTGCTCCGTCAAAATCGAACTCGTAGAGTCGGACCGAGCCAAGCGCTATCTGACGCTGGCCGAAGAAGAAAGTAAAAGCGTTGGGCGCGGCGATGAACAGATGTGTGAGGCTCGCGCCACCAAGCCTTTCGGCTCGGACCGCGCAGGTCGCCGCGTCGGCCAGTTCGAATGCGTGCCGGCCGCAGGCGACGGACTGGGCGCCCGCGCCAGTGCTCGGCTTCAAGATCAGGAGTCGTCCGACATTGGAGAGTGCAGTCTCACAGTACTGACGCACATCCGCTGAAACGTCGTGTGTTAGGCCCAGCGCGACGGCGAGGTCAGGCTGATCCGGCCGAAGCTCGGCCGTCTCTGCGACGAGGGCAGGCCAACTCGGGTCGGAGATTGCATCATCGGCGGACCAAAGCCGTCGGTCAGTGCTTCGCTGCTCGAGCTCAACTCGCCGGCCCGATTTAATGTTAATGATGGAGCCTGCCGCAAAAGCAAGTGTAACGTGAGCGTCGAGCGCGAGCCGCAGTCGATCCTGATCTTTGGCCGCTGAGAGCAGAAATGTGCGAAGCGCGGGATAAAGCGTCATCGCCCAATCTGCATCACTACGAATGTAACGTTCATCGAAGGACGGGATCAGATCAAGCACCGCGTGACACCGCTCTTCGAGCCGATCGAATGCATGTTCGAAGGATTTTACGCCGTATACTCGTGGTCCGCCTAGCGACGCTCCAAGGAGGTCTTCGCGCGCGCAGACTGCTCGGAATCCTGCACGGTCGAACTCGAGACGTCCCTGCGCCATCCACTGAAAAATGACGTCATCGTAGGGGAATGCACTCTGGTACGCCGGGACACGACGCAAGCCGACATAGGCGAATAGGATGTCTAGGTGATCGCGCAGTGCGTCGAGCGTATCGGTTGCCTCACCAAAAGCGAGCGTGCGCGCGAGAATGCGTAATTCAGCCTCGTCGATCCCAAGGTGCTCGCGCCAAGCCTTGCGCACCGCGCCCGCCTTGCTGTTGTCCGTCGACGAGCCATAAAGACGTTCGAGTCGCATCGCGC
The window above is part of the Methylovirgula sp. HY1 genome. Proteins encoded here:
- a CDS encoding toprim domain-containing protein, yielding MSETASDLARSLAEHAEAVCRHYLSNGRRYGHYWLVGDVRNVPGRSMFVRLEGAESGKGATGKWTDAATGEHGDLLDVIRESCGLIEFRDVAEEARRFLRLPHPEPRDKPNSVRLFRSSGSGSARRLFAISRPVPGTLAETYLRHRGITDLHDADCLRFHPSCYYRPDPHKPVETWPAMIAPVTDLAGKITGVQRTYLDPYGRSRSSDGKASIDTPRRAMGDLLGNAVRFGAADNVLLAGEGIETILSLRMALPFIPMAAALSAAHLAALLFPASLCRLYIARDADPAGERATDLLAARAQEAGIEAIPLSPRLGDFNEDLRAFGVDELRAALRTQIAPEDVARFTQPARRRAG
- a CDS encoding SAVED domain-containing protein, which produces MTQAVTVRRDGDTFQSRLFWWHAARLLDPNSPIIRVGFETGPKSFDDIWVEYDPARSAADQYGDPLQREHIQCKWHVTPDSYGYAHLIDPEFINANARSLLQRAREAQLVHAPQGSGIRFKLVTNWRLDRNDPLREMIGNRSGAMRLERLYGSSTDNSKAGAVRKAWREHLGIDEAELRILARTLAFGEATDTLDALRDHLDILFAYVGLRRVPAYQSAFPYDDVIFQWMAQGRLEFDRAGFRAVCAREDLLGASLGGPRVYGVKSFEHAFDRLEERCHAVLDLIPSFDERYIRSDADWAMTLYPALRTFLLSAAKDQDRLRLALDAHVTLAFAAGSIINIKSGRRVELEQRSTDRRLWSADDAISDPSWPALVAETAELRPDQPDLAVALGLTHDVSADVRQYCETALSNVGRLLILKPSTGAGAQSVACGRHAFELADAATCAVRAERLGGASLTHLFIAAPNAFTFFFGQRQIALGSVRLYEFDFDGAGMRSYAPALTLPPP
- a CDS encoding DUF932 domain-containing protein — its product is MTHVEVLDAARERDGGYKVDVNRGHRIGRVSSEWFSRPADERYLSLSDLFAAVRGRTERSRTRTVESAAIRVEASRGDAERLTLMLPGAETPVTPTHWSFGQLASLVGAPSTYLRQLPASLAGINLQYGLTSHRAEQVKTLEIEDGRVELRAVTGPDYGRIFDHELVAAVQRIAGNGTGDTRWKVPGVLDWSTGVYNPRIDITQDTTTLYASDRDVFLFLVDDLNPIEAGRLPDGSPDLYFRGFYCWNSEVGAKTLGIASFYLRAVCQNRNLWGVEDFEEIKIRHSKYAASRFAREAAPALTRFANSSALSFVNGIKAARERIVARTDEDRSDFLRKRGFSKAETAKIIETVLAEEGRKPESVFDFVQGITAIARNKAHQDARLDLEARAKKLLDRAA
- a CDS encoding ParB/Srx family N-terminal domain-containing protein, whose protein sequence is MASAVKKITLSASRDIPFNKLVLSQSNVRRIKAGVSIEELAEDIARRTLLQSLTVRPVRDAEGNETGMYEIPAGGRRYRALELLVKQKRLNKTAPVPCVIREDGIPEEDSLAENVQRAPLHPLDQFRAFLTLREKGQSEEEIAAAFFVSVSVVKQRLKLASVSPTLLDAYAEDGMTLDQLMAFTVNGDHARQEQVYERISQSHVREPYMIRRMLTEGAVRASDKRAQFIGLGPYEDAGGIILRDLFQGDDGGWLQDVALVHRLVAEKLEHEADAIRSEGWKWIEVAPDFPYGHTFGLRQLRGEVAPLSPEEESARVALQAESDQLEETYAEADEVPDEVDQRLGEIETALEAFDNRPITFDPAEVARAGAFISIDGSGHLRVERGYVRPEDELPVEPETNPDPAPEAGSDRPYAMAAGADHDATTSQDPAAAAEEPEEDDGLKPLPDRLMTELTAYRTLALRHALGEQPDIAFLAALHALCLKTFYRYAADSCLELDLKCVAFSSQAQGLNDSPLIIALDRRHQAWVATLPKEPEDLWDALTGFDTDSRQGLFAHCVALSVNAVYESYNRKPRALSHADRLADALDLDMVAGGWTPTVDNYLGRVTKARILAAVREAKGENAAQLILHLKKSEMAEKAEELIAGSGWLPEVLRTPGHAAASSTDPSVDADLALQAIGEELAAIGGETAMVESAPSIEDEWAGARSDASAAE